The Sulfolobales archaeon genome segment GTTGCGGTAGTTAAGTAGAGTAACTCTAGATCGCCTCGGTTATTAGGGGTTATGGCGTTGATAATGGTAGTTCTATTACTTGGTTCTTTATTTCATCGAGCTCTCTATACATATAATGTGTTGCAATTATGATCACCTTCTTCTTGGATAGTTCTACTATGTCTTCAAGTAGTATCCTGGTTCTACTCTTATCTAGGAATGTGAATGGCTCGTCTAGCAAAAGTACTTCTGGGTTTAATGATAATGCTCTTAGAATAGTTACAATCTTCGCCTGGCCAGCACTGATTCTGAGAGCGGATTCATTTCTAATGTTTAATATATTGTATCTCTTCATATGGTATTCAACTATTCTACTCCACTCTCGCGGATAAAGTGATCTAACTCCTAAGCTAATGTTATATTCTACACTACCTCTGAAAATAAGTGGTTTATCATGTACATATACTATGTTCTTCTTCAGATTTATTCTGAGACTTTCATCTCTCAAAGACCAGTAGTCAACTCCGTTAACTAGGACAAAACCTTTCGTCGGTTTAATCATTAGAGCAGTTATCTTCAGCAGAGTAGTTTTACCAGATCCATTAGGTCCTACCACAACATATACTCCTGGCTTGCTGAAAACAATATTTACATTCTTAAGAACATAGTTCACACCATCATAACTATGCCACACATCAACAAGTTTAAGCTCCATAAACACGTTCACCGAGCATTCTAAGAGGAATTATAATCAGCATAGTTATAGCGATGAGAACACAGCCTATCTGAATAGCATACTCGTAATTTCCGATAGAAGTCTGCAGAGCTATAGCTGTTGTCAACACGTTGGTATATCCTTCTATCCCACCACCTGCGATCAACGCTACACCGAGCTCGCCTATAGCTCTTGAAAATGAAGTGAGATATGATGAGATTAGAACAGGAGCTGTCTCTCTCAGCAATAAGGATCTCTCGTTCTTTCTTGGTAGACCTAGTGCTAGGATCAGCTCTCTTACATTATCTCTAGCATTCTGTAGATGTCTAAAGATAGAGATGAAAGCTATTGGAAGAGCTACGAGAGATTCGCCAATGATAATTGCTATCGGTGTGTAGAGCAGTCTTAATACTCCTAAAGGTCCTCTGGGGTAAAGCAATATATACATTAGCAGGCCAACAACAGTTGTAGGCACACCTACTAATGCCTCGAAAACACCTATCACTATACTCCTAGTCTTCACAGATGAGTCAAGCATTTTCAATGCTATGATCAGCGCTAGTATGAAGGAGAGAGCTGCAGCTGTTGAAGATATGTAAATGCTTCTAAGAGTTAGATCATATATAGATTCAGTCATAGAAAAACACCCTGCCCTCGATCAATGTATTAATAATGGTTTGAA includes the following:
- a CDS encoding energy-coupling factor ABC transporter ATP-binding protein, yielding MELKLVDVWHSYDGVNYVLKNVNIVFSKPGVYVVVGPNGSGKTTLLKITALMIKPTKGFVLVNGVDYWSLRDESLRINLKKNIVYVHDKPLIFRGSVEYNISLGVRSLYPREWSRIVEYHMKRYNILNIRNESALRISAGQAKIVTILRALSLNPEVLLLDEPFTFLDKSRTRILLEDIVELSKKKVIIIATHYMYRELDEIKNQVIELPLSTP
- a CDS encoding ABC transporter permease, with product MTESIYDLTLRSIYISSTAAALSFILALIIALKMLDSSVKTRSIVIGVFEALVGVPTTVVGLLMYILLYPRGPLGVLRLLYTPIAIIIGESLVALPIAFISIFRHLQNARDNVRELILALGLPRKNERSLLLRETAPVLISSYLTSFSRAIGELGVALIAGGGIEGYTNVLTTAIALQTSIGNYEYAIQIGCVLIAITMLIIIPLRMLGERVYGA